CCCGAATGCGGATGGATGCGACTTCAACGGCTCACGTTCCTGCGACCGTTCATCATCCTCGCCATCAAGACCATCATCTGGCAGGGTCTGCTGCCGATGATCATCGTCTCTCTGGCCCGAACAACATGCGGGTCGTGCGCCGGGTGGCGCCCGCCATCAGGGAAAGTCCGTACATGGAGCCGCGCGCGCTGCCGACTGCTATACGTTGCGTGTGCGACGCCCCGCGCGGCCTCCTCGACCCCAACCTGCGAGGCTCCGTCCGCTTCCCACCGGAGCCATGCCTGCGTCCGAATACCAGCCCGGCGGTGCCGGCGGCCGGAGTACTGGAACACGATGCAAGTTCATATTACCATGTCGCCGGGGGAGAGAGCTTTCCTCCATCGGTCAGAAACCGTTGCGACTGCGATGATACTCAAGTCTCTTACGCTTACCAACTTCAGAGGTATTCGAGATCTCCGGTTAGATTTCTCCGCCAAGGTCAACCTGCTGGCGGGCGTTAATGGAGCCGGCAAGACCGCGATTCTGGACTGTGCAGCCATCATGCTCTCTCGGCTGGTGGGCCGCATACGTTCGACCAGCGGCACAGGACGTTTCTTCTCTGAGTACGACATAACCAACGGTATGTCCGAGACGCGTTGCGCCGTAGAAACATTGTTCAAGGATCATCTCGTATCTTGGAGTGTGGCAAAGACCCGTAGAGGGCGCAAAAAGCAGTCGATTACCGGACTTGGGGAAGTAAAAACAGTCGTCGGTTTCATTCACACACGATTGGAGGAAGACGAATTATTTGAAGTTCCAATAGCAGTATACTAACCCACCAATCGTGCCGTTGTAGATATACCATTACGTATCCGGAAGACGCATCCATTCGACCGACTGTCTGCTTATGACCAAGCACTGTCAGGGAAGTGGAGGAGCTTCCGTGTATTCTTTGAGTGGTTCAGAGATCGTGAAGACTTGGAGAATGAACGTCGCCTGGAATCTGCGGACTTCCGTGATCGGGAATTACAGGCCGTACGGATCGCTGTCGAGCAGTTCATTCCCGGTTTCAGCGGCCTCCGGATCAGGAGGTCACCACTACGCATGGTCGTCGACAAGTGTGGTCAAGAGCTGAGGGTTGACCAGCTCTCCGACGGCGAAAAGTGCACGCTTGCCATGGTGGGCGACTTGGCACGCCGTATGGCGATCGCCAACCCCACGCTTCAGGACTCTCTTGTCGGCAAGGGCGTCGTATTGATCGACGAAGTCGACCTTCATCTTCATCCCGGTTGGCAGCGGCACGTCGTTTCCGCACTGGAGGAGACGTTCCCGAACTGCCAATTCCTGGTTTCGACACACTCGCCGCAGATTATCAGCCACGTGGCACCGGAGCGCATCTGGATCCTGGATCGAACCAAGTCCGGCGTCAGCGCCAGCCGGCCTGACGCTTCGTTCGGTCAGATGGCGGGGCGCATCCTTGAAGACGTCATGGACGTGCCTGAGCGTCCTCAAGAGATCAAGGAGCGCTTGAGCGATCTGTTTCTGGCGATACAAAGGGACGAGTTGCCGGCCGCAAAGCAGCTGGTGTCGGATCTGAGAAGCACGATAGGAGAGGATCCCGATCTGGTTAGGGCTCGGATGCATATTCGGAGAAAGGAGGCTCTGAGGGGCCTGTAGCTTCATGAAAAAGATCACCAAGGGTGCAGAGCCTCGCGAGTTCACGGCCTGGAAATCAGAGGACAAGATGGCGCATCGACCAAAGTGGAATCGTTTGAGTTCGCCACTCAAGGTAGTTATTCACGAATCCTTGATGAGAGAGCAAGGTTCATTTGTTGCTATTGTGAGGGCCGCATCGCGGTGGATGACAGCCACGTGGAGCACTTTTACCCGAAAGAGGAGTATTCCAATCTTCAGCTCGATTATGGAA
The window above is part of the Spirochaetaceae bacterium genome. Proteins encoded here:
- a CDS encoding ATP-binding protein, with protein sequence MQVHITMSPGERAFLHRSETVATAMILKSLTLTNFRGIRDLRLDFSAKVNLLAGVNGAGKTAILDCAAIMLSRLVGRIRSTSGTGRFFSEYDITNGMSETRCAVETLFKDHLVSWSVAKTRRGRKKQSITGLGEVKTVVGFIHTRLEEDELFEVPIAVY
- a CDS encoding AAA family ATPase, which produces MRKTHPFDRLSAYDQALSGKWRSFRVFFEWFRDREDLENERRLESADFRDRELQAVRIAVEQFIPGFSGLRIRRSPLRMVVDKCGQELRVDQLSDGEKCTLAMVGDLARRMAIANPTLQDSLVGKGVVLIDEVDLHLHPGWQRHVVSALEETFPNCQFLVSTHSPQIISHVAPERIWILDRTKSGVSASRPDASFGQMAGRILEDVMDVPERPQEIKERLSDLFLAIQRDELPAAKQLVSDLRSTIGEDPDLVRARMHIRRKEALRGL